The following are encoded together in the Streptomyces tsukubensis genome:
- a CDS encoding ATP-dependent helicase, translating into MVRSALDSFSPATRGWFTGAFSAPTAAQEGAWRSIQEDSDVLVVAPTGSGKTLAAFLAALDGLASTPPPADAKKRCRVLYVSPLKALAVDVERNLRSPLTGIRQESVRLGLPEPEVRVGIRSGDTPAAERRSLATRPPDILITTPESLFLMLTSAAREALAGVETVILDEVHAVAGTKRGAHLALSLERLDELLPRPARRIGLSATVRPVDEVARYLSPRRRAEIVQPPSGKEFDLSVVVPVEDLGELGGSPVQDGEGGAQEKPSVWPQVEERITDLVQSHRSTIVFANSRRLAERLCNRLNEIAYERATGEKLPEDHSPAELMGEAGAAKGAPAVIARAHHGSVSKEQRSQVEEDLKAGRLPAVVATSSLELGIDMGAVDLVIQVESPPSVASGLQRVGRAGHQVGAVSTGVVFPKYRGDLVQAAVVTERMRTGAIEALRIPANPLDVLAQQLVAMTAMDIWQYDDLLALVRGAASFASLPESAFSAVLDMLAGRYPSDAFAELRPRVVWDRVAGTVTGRPGAQRLAVTSGGTIPDRGLFGVFLAGADPKKGGGRVGELDEEMVYESRVGDVFTLGTSSWRIEDITRDRVLVSPAPGVPGRLPFWKGDQLGRPLELGRALGAFLREVGALTEEDARLRLVAAGLDAWAADNVLMYLDEQRKACGHVPDDRTIVVERFRDELGDWRVVIHSPFGAQVHAPWALALGARLTERYGMDAQVMHADDGIVLRLPDADLMGLDLLDQEPAASPGTEYDADQAPVGAADAVFDKGEVERIVTDEVGGSALFASRFRECAARALLLPRRSPGKRTPLWQQRQRAAQLLQVASEFGSFPIVLEAVRECLQDVFDVPGLTELMGDIDSRKVRLVEVTTPEASPFARSLLFGYVAQFLYEGDSPLAERRAAALSLDSRLLAELLGQAELRELLDPDVLAELEQEVRWLTEDRRIKDIEDVADRLRLLGPLTRAELVERGAEPQWPEELAAARRAILVRIAGAEHWAAIEDAGRLRDALGTALPVGVPEAFTEPVKDPLGDLLARYGRTHGPFTTEAAAARFGLGSAVTDGALHRLASAGRVVQGEFHPSGIGQEWCDATVLRRLRRRSLAALRHELEPVPPTALADFVPQWQHVGGQGLRGIDGVVRAVEQLQGASVPASALERLVLPSRVSGYAPALLDELTAAGEVLWAGAGALPGKDGWISLYLADAAPLLLPAPHPLELSPLHQSVLTALSGGYGLFFRQIADQVRATTHPEAGDPQLADTVWDLAWSGRLTNDTLAPMRSLLGSGRTAGSTAHRARRSVPRGRYGSLTAAARTASRTGPPTMAGRWSLLPPREADRTVRAHALARTLLDRHGVVTRGAVAAEGIEGGFSAVYRVLSAFEESGQARRGYVVEGLGAAQFAMDGAVDRLRAAANTHDRADPGTARHTVVLAAADPANAYGAALPWPEPPAGSSHKAGRKAGSLVVLVDGELTLYMERGGKTLLAWETAREESADASDPRLESAAGALGAAAGAGSLGTVTVERINGASALTSPLGPLLESAGFHATPKGLRLRA; encoded by the coding sequence ATGGTCAGGTCTGCTCTCGATTCCTTCTCCCCCGCGACCCGCGGCTGGTTCACGGGGGCGTTCTCCGCGCCCACCGCGGCGCAGGAGGGCGCGTGGCGCTCGATCCAGGAGGATTCCGACGTGCTGGTGGTCGCCCCCACCGGCTCGGGCAAGACCCTGGCCGCCTTTCTCGCCGCCCTGGACGGCCTCGCCTCCACCCCGCCGCCCGCCGACGCGAAGAAGCGCTGCCGCGTCCTGTACGTATCCCCGCTGAAGGCCCTCGCGGTCGACGTGGAGCGCAATCTCCGCAGCCCCCTGACAGGCATCAGACAGGAGTCGGTCCGTCTCGGTCTGCCCGAGCCGGAGGTCCGTGTCGGGATCAGGTCGGGCGACACCCCCGCCGCCGAACGGCGTTCGCTGGCGACGCGTCCACCGGACATTCTCATCACCACGCCCGAGTCACTGTTCCTGATGCTCACGTCGGCGGCCCGAGAGGCACTGGCAGGCGTCGAGACGGTCATCCTGGACGAGGTGCACGCTGTCGCCGGCACCAAGCGCGGCGCCCACCTCGCGCTCTCCCTGGAGCGGCTCGACGAGCTGCTGCCACGACCGGCCCGCCGTATCGGACTGTCCGCGACGGTGCGTCCCGTGGATGAAGTAGCGCGCTATCTGTCCCCGCGGCGTAGGGCGGAGATCGTCCAGCCGCCCTCCGGGAAGGAGTTCGACCTCTCCGTGGTCGTCCCCGTCGAGGATCTCGGGGAGCTCGGTGGTTCCCCCGTCCAGGACGGTGAGGGCGGCGCCCAGGAGAAGCCCTCGGTCTGGCCGCAGGTCGAGGAGCGGATCACCGACCTCGTCCAGTCCCACCGGTCGACGATCGTCTTCGCCAACTCGCGAAGGCTGGCGGAGCGCCTGTGCAACCGTCTGAACGAGATCGCCTACGAGCGGGCGACCGGCGAAAAGCTGCCCGAGGACCACTCCCCCGCCGAACTGATGGGTGAGGCGGGCGCCGCCAAGGGCGCGCCCGCGGTCATCGCCCGAGCGCATCACGGTTCCGTCTCCAAGGAGCAGCGTTCCCAGGTGGAGGAGGACCTCAAAGCGGGCCGGCTGCCCGCTGTGGTGGCCACTTCCAGTCTTGAGCTGGGTATCGACATGGGCGCGGTCGATCTGGTGATCCAGGTCGAGTCGCCGCCCTCGGTGGCCTCCGGGCTCCAGCGAGTGGGGCGCGCCGGGCACCAAGTGGGCGCCGTGTCGACGGGCGTGGTCTTCCCCAAGTACCGGGGCGACCTGGTCCAGGCGGCTGTGGTGACCGAGCGGATGCGTACCGGCGCCATCGAGGCACTGCGGATCCCGGCCAACCCGCTTGACGTACTCGCCCAGCAGCTTGTGGCCATGACGGCCATGGACATCTGGCAGTACGACGACCTGCTGGCGCTGGTGCGCGGAGCGGCGTCCTTCGCGTCCCTGCCGGAGTCGGCGTTCAGTGCCGTCCTCGACATGCTCGCGGGCCGCTACCCGTCGGACGCCTTCGCGGAGCTGCGCCCCCGTGTGGTGTGGGACCGCGTGGCCGGCACCGTCACCGGCAGGCCCGGAGCCCAGCGTCTCGCCGTCACCTCCGGGGGCACCATCCCTGACCGGGGTCTGTTCGGGGTGTTCCTCGCGGGCGCGGACCCGAAGAAGGGCGGGGGCCGCGTAGGTGAGCTGGACGAGGAGATGGTCTACGAGTCCCGTGTGGGGGATGTCTTCACGCTGGGCACCAGTTCCTGGCGGATCGAGGACATCACCCGGGACAGGGTCCTGGTGTCACCCGCCCCCGGTGTCCCAGGGAGGCTGCCGTTCTGGAAGGGCGATCAACTGGGACGTCCCCTGGAGCTGGGCAGGGCTCTCGGCGCGTTCCTGCGTGAGGTCGGGGCGCTGACCGAGGAGGACGCACGACTGCGTCTGGTCGCGGCGGGACTCGACGCGTGGGCCGCGGACAACGTCCTCATGTATCTGGACGAGCAGCGCAAGGCCTGCGGACACGTTCCCGACGACCGCACGATCGTGGTCGAGCGTTTCCGCGACGAGCTGGGCGACTGGCGTGTGGTGATCCACTCTCCCTTCGGGGCACAGGTGCACGCCCCGTGGGCGCTGGCCCTTGGGGCGCGGCTCACCGAGCGCTATGGCATGGATGCCCAGGTCATGCACGCCGACGACGGCATCGTGCTGCGTCTGCCCGACGCGGATCTGATGGGGCTGGACCTGCTCGATCAGGAGCCGGCGGCGAGCCCCGGCACGGAGTACGACGCGGACCAGGCCCCCGTGGGCGCGGCCGACGCCGTCTTCGACAAGGGCGAGGTCGAGCGGATCGTCACCGACGAGGTCGGCGGCTCCGCTCTTTTCGCCTCCCGCTTCCGTGAGTGCGCCGCCCGCGCGCTGCTGCTGCCGCGCCGCAGCCCCGGCAAGCGCACCCCGCTGTGGCAGCAGCGCCAACGCGCGGCGCAGCTTCTCCAGGTGGCGAGCGAGTTCGGTTCGTTCCCGATCGTCCTCGAAGCGGTCCGTGAGTGCCTCCAGGACGTCTTCGACGTACCGGGGCTGACGGAGCTGATGGGCGACATCGACTCGCGCAAGGTGCGCCTCGTCGAGGTCACCACCCCCGAGGCATCGCCCTTCGCCCGTTCCTTGCTGTTCGGGTACGTGGCGCAGTTCCTCTACGAAGGCGACTCGCCGCTCGCGGAACGGCGCGCGGCCGCTCTCTCGCTGGACTCGCGGCTGCTGGCAGAACTACTGGGCCAGGCGGAACTCCGCGAATTGCTGGACCCGGACGTCCTCGCCGAGCTGGAGCAGGAGGTGCGGTGGCTCACCGAGGACCGCCGGATCAAGGACATCGAGGATGTCGCCGACAGACTGCGGCTGCTGGGGCCCCTCACCCGGGCCGAGCTGGTGGAGCGCGGAGCCGAGCCACAGTGGCCCGAGGAGCTGGCCGCGGCGCGCCGCGCCATCCTTGTGCGGATCGCCGGCGCGGAACACTGGGCTGCCATCGAGGACGCGGGGCGGCTGCGTGACGCCCTGGGTACGGCGCTCCCCGTCGGTGTCCCCGAGGCGTTCACGGAGCCGGTGAAGGACCCCCTCGGTGACCTGCTGGCCCGCTATGGACGTACGCACGGCCCGTTCACCACGGAGGCGGCAGCGGCCCGGTTCGGACTGGGCTCGGCCGTCACCGATGGGGCCCTGCATCGGCTCGCGTCCGCGGGCCGAGTGGTGCAGGGCGAGTTCCACCCTTCCGGCATCGGGCAGGAGTGGTGCGACGCGACGGTACTGCGCAGACTGCGGCGCCGTTCTCTCGCGGCGTTGCGCCATGAGCTTGAGCCGGTGCCGCCCACGGCGCTCGCCGACTTCGTGCCCCAGTGGCAGCATGTCGGAGGGCAGGGGCTGCGCGGTATCGACGGAGTGGTGCGGGCGGTCGAACAGCTCCAGGGGGCGTCCGTACCCGCGTCCGCCCTGGAACGGCTGGTCCTCCCCTCCCGTGTGTCCGGCTACGCCCCGGCGCTGCTCGACGAGTTGACGGCGGCCGGCGAGGTCCTCTGGGCCGGAGCGGGGGCGTTGCCCGGTAAGGACGGCTGGATTTCCCTGTACCTCGCCGACGCGGCCCCACTGCTGCTTCCCGCGCCACACCCACTGGAACTGTCCCCACTGCACCAGTCCGTGCTCACCGCTCTGTCCGGCGGGTACGGCCTGTTCTTCCGCCAGATCGCCGATCAGGTCCGCGCCACCACGCACCCCGAGGCCGGCGATCCCCAACTCGCCGACACCGTCTGGGACCTGGCCTGGTCGGGCCGACTCACCAACGACACCCTCGCGCCGATGCGGTCACTACTGGGGTCGGGCCGTACCGCGGGCTCCACGGCACACCGCGCCCGGCGGTCGGTGCCACGCGGGCGGTACGGATCACTGACGGCCGCCGCTCGCACGGCCTCGCGCACCGGCCCACCCACGATGGCCGGACGCTGGTCCCTGCTGCCGCCCCGCGAGGCCGACCGGACAGTGCGCGCCCACGCGTTGGCCCGGACGCTGCTGGACAGACACGGAGTGGTCACGCGTGGCGCGGTCGCCGCGGAAGGGATCGAGGGCGGCTTCTCCGCCGTGTACCGCGTCCTGTCCGCGTTCGAGGAGAGCGGGCAGGCACGCCGCGGTTATGTCGTCGAAGGGCTCGGCGCGGCCCAGTTCGCCATGGACGGGGCCGTGGACCGGCTCCGCGCGGCCGCCAACACCCACGACCGCGCCGACCCGGGAACCGCCAGGCACACCGTGGTACTGGCTGCCGCCGACCCCGCCAACGCCTACGGGGCGGCCCTCCCCTGGCCGGAGCCACCGGCGGGGTCGAGCCACAAGGCGGGCAGGAAGGCGGGCTCCCTCGTGGTTCTCGTCGACGGTGAACTCACGCTCTACATGGAACGTGGTGGCAAGACCCTGCTGGCCTGGGAGACGGCGCGAGAGGAGTCGGCGGACGCCTCGGACCCGCGCCTGGAGTCGGCAGCCGGAGCGCTCGGTGCGGCAGCGGGTGCCGGTTCGCTCGGCACAGTCACCGTCGAGCGGATCAACGGCGCTTCCGCCCTGACCTCACCACTGGGGCCCTTGCTGGAATCAGCAGGGTTCCACGCCACCCCGAAGGGGCTGAGGCTTCGGGCATAG
- a CDS encoding Dps family protein, whose amino-acid sequence MYVVKSPLPEADLKVVSEALQGALVDLVDLSLVAKQIHWNVIGPRFRSVHLQLDDVVESARQHMDTVAERASTLGVSPDGRAATVANSSGIGEIHAGWIKDEDAVGSMVDSLNAVIGRMRERVAATETPDPVTQDLLIAITADLEKHHWMFQAANG is encoded by the coding sequence ATGTACGTGGTGAAGAGTCCCTTGCCCGAGGCTGACCTCAAGGTCGTTTCCGAAGCGCTGCAGGGTGCTCTCGTGGACCTGGTGGACCTTTCTCTGGTGGCGAAGCAGATCCACTGGAATGTGATCGGCCCACGCTTCCGCTCCGTGCACCTGCAACTCGACGATGTGGTGGAATCCGCGCGCCAGCACATGGACACGGTGGCCGAGCGCGCGTCCACGCTGGGGGTCTCACCCGACGGGCGTGCCGCCACCGTCGCGAACAGCAGCGGGATCGGTGAGATCCACGCCGGTTGGATCAAGGACGAGGACGCGGTCGGTTCCATGGTGGACTCCTTGAACGCGGTGATCGGACGGATGAGGGAGCGCGTTGCCGCGACCGAGACCCCGGACCCGGTGACCCAGGACCTGCTGATCGCCATCACCGCCGATCTGGAGAAGCACCACTGGATGTTCCAGGCGGCCAATGGGTGA
- a CDS encoding helix-turn-helix domain-containing protein — protein MILLRRLLGDVLRRQRQRQGRTLREVSSSARVSLGYLSEVERGQKEASSELLSAICDALDVRMSELMHEVSDELALAELAESAAATDPVPAPVRRPMLNSVSVAGVPPERVTIKAPAEAVDVVAA, from the coding sequence ATGATTCTGCTCCGTCGCCTGTTGGGTGACGTGCTGCGTCGGCAGCGCCAGCGCCAGGGCCGTACTCTGCGCGAAGTCTCCTCGTCCGCCCGGGTCTCACTCGGCTATCTTTCCGAGGTGGAGCGGGGGCAGAAGGAGGCATCCTCCGAACTGCTCTCCGCGATCTGCGACGCGCTTGACGTACGGATGTCCGAGCTGATGCACGAGGTCAGCGACGAACTCGCCCTTGCGGAGCTGGCAGAGTCGGCGGCAGCCACTGATCCGGTGCCCGCACCGGTTCGGCGCCCCATGCTGAATTCTGTCTCCGTCGCCGGTGTGCCACCGGAGCGGGTGACGATCAAGGCACCCGCCGAAGCGGTGGATGTCGTCGCCGCCTGA
- a CDS encoding DNA-formamidopyrimidine glycosylase family protein translates to MPEGDTVFQAAARLHSALGGQLLNRSDLRVPKLATADLTGRHVLDVTPRGKHLLTRVEGGLTLHSHLRMDGSWKVYASGERWRGGPAHQIRAILGTENRTAVGYRLPVLELLRTADEAKAVGHLGPDLLGPDWDLEAASRNLLADPERPVGEALLDQRVLAGVGNVYKSEICFLRGVTPWLPVGRVPAPDKLLALTKKLLDANRDRPARVTTGRRDQRLYVYGLAPRPCLRCATPIRVADQGAGTRARPTYWCPHCQHGPTP, encoded by the coding sequence ATGCCGGAAGGAGACACCGTCTTCCAGGCGGCCGCGCGACTCCACTCCGCCCTCGGCGGACAACTGCTGAACCGCTCCGATCTGAGAGTCCCGAAGCTGGCAACCGCCGATCTCACGGGACGCCACGTCCTCGATGTCACCCCGCGCGGCAAGCATCTCCTCACCCGCGTCGAGGGGGGTCTCACCCTTCACTCGCATCTACGGATGGACGGCTCGTGGAAGGTGTACGCGTCAGGTGAGCGCTGGCGCGGCGGCCCCGCCCACCAGATCCGAGCGATCCTCGGCACCGAGAACCGTACGGCGGTGGGATACCGCCTCCCCGTCCTGGAACTGCTGCGCACCGCCGACGAGGCCAAGGCGGTCGGGCACCTGGGGCCTGACCTTCTCGGCCCCGACTGGGACCTGGAGGCGGCATCGCGCAACCTTCTGGCCGACCCGGAAAGGCCCGTGGGCGAGGCACTGCTCGACCAACGCGTGCTGGCCGGGGTCGGCAACGTCTACAAGAGCGAGATCTGCTTCCTGCGCGGGGTGACCCCATGGCTACCGGTCGGCCGTGTGCCGGCCCCCGACAAGCTCCTCGCTCTCACGAAGAAGCTCCTGGACGCCAACCGCGACCGCCCCGCCCGGGTGACGACGGGCCGCCGTGACCAGCGCCTCTACGTGTACGGCCTCGCTCCGCGTCCCTGTCTGCGGTGTGCCACGCCCATCCGGGTGGCCGACCAGGGAGCGGGCACCCGCGCGAGGCCGACGTACTGGTGCCCGCACTGCCAGCACGGCCCGACCCCGTGA
- the pgsA gene encoding CDP-diacylglycerol--glycerol-3-phosphate 3-phosphatidyltransferase, whose amino-acid sequence MTGVPASAAGGPGAPGAKPAHAGRPTPAVVEQAGIWNIANILTMIRLLLVPGFVALMLADGGYDPVWRSFAWAAFAVAMITDLFDGHLARTYNLVTDFGKIADPIADKAIMGAALICLSSLGDLPWWVTGVILGREIGITLLRFVVIRYGVIPASRGGKLKTLTQGIAVGMYVLALVGPLASMRFWVMAVAVALTVVTGLDYVKQAIVLRRRGVADRDAVVLESAARLDPVEQVEAAVREEPAVREAETAAPYGARTPVGQGDVSASAAAGATPSEAAAAEPASGEVRPTAERESRR is encoded by the coding sequence ATGACCGGAGTCCCGGCATCCGCGGCCGGCGGCCCCGGCGCGCCGGGCGCGAAGCCGGCGCACGCCGGGAGGCCGACTCCTGCGGTGGTCGAGCAGGCAGGCATCTGGAACATCGCCAACATCCTGACCATGATCCGGCTGCTCCTCGTGCCGGGTTTCGTCGCGCTGATGCTGGCCGACGGCGGATACGACCCCGTGTGGCGGTCCTTCGCCTGGGCGGCGTTCGCCGTCGCCATGATCACGGACCTGTTCGACGGGCATCTCGCTCGGACCTACAACCTGGTCACGGACTTCGGGAAGATCGCGGACCCCATCGCGGACAAGGCGATCATGGGCGCCGCGCTGATCTGCCTCTCCTCCCTGGGGGACCTTCCCTGGTGGGTGACGGGGGTGATCCTCGGCCGTGAGATCGGCATCACCCTGTTGCGCTTCGTGGTGATCCGCTACGGCGTCATCCCCGCGAGCCGGGGCGGCAAGCTCAAGACGCTGACCCAGGGCATCGCGGTCGGGATGTACGTCCTGGCGCTCGTCGGTCCGCTGGCCAGCATGCGTTTCTGGGTGATGGCCGTGGCCGTGGCGCTCACCGTCGTGACCGGCCTCGACTACGTCAAGCAGGCGATCGTGCTGCGCCGGCGAGGTGTGGCCGACCGCGACGCCGTCGTGCTTGAGAGTGCCGCGCGGCTCGATCCGGTCGAGCAGGTGGAGGCGGCCGTGCGGGAGGAGCCCGCAGTGCGGGAGGCGGAGACCGCCGCGCCGTACGGCGCGCGGACGCCGGTCGGCCAGGGCGACGTGTCCGCGTCGGCGGCGGCCGGCGCGACCCCCTCGGAGGCCGCCGCGGCGGAGCCTGCCTCCGGTGAGGTCAGGCCGACGGCCGAGCGGGAGTCGCGAAGGTGA
- a CDS encoding CinA family protein: protein MTPVVDGAGEVLSLLVESSGTVAVAESLTGGLVAAALTAVPGASRAFRGSVTAYATELKHDILGVDGALLARTGAVDPDVAAQMAAGVRRVLGADWGVATTGVAGPGPQDGQAAGTVYVAVSGPAGGKVAALRLNGDREEIRRESVRQVLGVLAGELRASTRAQDKEQTGGT, encoded by the coding sequence GTGACGCCGGTCGTCGACGGCGCCGGTGAGGTGCTGAGCCTGCTCGTGGAATCGTCCGGGACCGTGGCGGTCGCCGAGTCGCTCACCGGTGGCCTGGTGGCTGCGGCCCTCACGGCGGTGCCCGGGGCCTCCCGAGCCTTCCGGGGTTCGGTGACCGCGTACGCGACCGAACTGAAACACGACATCCTGGGTGTGGACGGCGCACTCCTGGCTCGGACCGGCGCGGTCGATCCCGATGTCGCCGCGCAGATGGCGGCGGGCGTGCGCCGGGTCCTCGGCGCCGACTGGGGCGTCGCGACCACCGGAGTGGCCGGCCCGGGACCGCAGGACGGACAGGCCGCGGGCACCGTGTACGTGGCCGTTTCCGGTCCAGCAGGTGGAAAAGTCGCGGCGCTGCGGTTGAACGGCGACCGGGAGGAAATCCGTAGGGAGAGTGTGCGACAGGTGCTCGGGGTGCTCGCCGGTGAACTGCGCGCGTCCACGCGCGCACAGGATAAGGAACAAACCGGGGGGACTTGA